In Sebaldella termitidis ATCC 33386, one DNA window encodes the following:
- a CDS encoding VOC family protein, protein MIQSLAHIALIVKDYDEAIDFYTNKLHFTLIEDTYQPEQDKRWVIVAPRGSAGTTLLLAKPSNPEQETFIGNQAGGRVFLFLATDDFWRDYNDMLSKNIEFVREPKEQEYGTVAVFKDLYGNLWDLVQFAEGHHASV, encoded by the coding sequence ATGATACAATCACTGGCACATATTGCCTTAATAGTAAAAGATTATGATGAGGCCATAGATTTTTATACGAATAAATTACATTTTACACTTATTGAAGATACTTATCAGCCAGAGCAGGATAAACGCTGGGTAATAGTGGCACCCCGAGGATCTGCGGGGACAACATTGCTTTTAGCAAAGCCCTCTAATCCGGAGCAGGAGACATTTATAGGCAATCAGGCCGGGGGCAGAGTCTTTTTATTTCTGGCAACAGATGATTTTTGGAGGGACTATAATGATATGCTTTCTAAAAATATAGAGTTTGTAAGAGAACCTAAAGAACAAGAATACGGGACAGTAGCGGTCTTCAAGGATTTGTACGGAAATCTGTGGGATTTAGTTCAATTTGCCGAGGGGCATCATGCTTCTGTATAG
- a CDS encoding GNAT family N-acetyltransferase → MKENKKSQQTGYDISYAEKTDINEWMKLVDVVKNDFTGLIKEEYEKILLDNIESKTALCAKVKDKIIGVLLFSVKENILSFLAVHPEYRGIGTATALIRNMVKKFPKNSNIWVTTYREGDTKGETARILYKKCGFEEGELIEEFDYPCQKFVLHVV, encoded by the coding sequence ATGAAAGAAAATAAAAAAAGTCAGCAAACCGGCTATGATATATCATATGCAGAAAAAACAGACATAAATGAATGGATGAAATTGGTAGATGTGGTAAAAAATGATTTTACGGGATTAATTAAGGAAGAGTATGAAAAAATACTGCTGGATAATATAGAGTCTAAAACAGCCTTGTGTGCAAAAGTCAAAGATAAAATAATCGGAGTATTGCTTTTTTCAGTAAAAGAAAATATTTTATCTTTTCTTGCCGTTCACCCGGAATACAGGGGAATAGGAACGGCTACAGCTTTAATCAGGAATATGGTAAAGAAATTTCCCAAAAACAGTAATATATGGGTTACCACTTACAGAGAAGGAGATACCAAAGGAGAAACCGCCAGAATTTTATATAAAAAATGCGGTTTTGAAGAAGGTGAATTAATTGAAGAATTTGATTATCCATGTCAGAAATTTGTGCTGCATGTAGTCTGA
- a CDS encoding DeoR/GlpR family DNA-binding transcription regulator has translation MLEAERKQIIIDKLMKKKSIKVNELVEYFGVAKSTIRRDLDSLEASGVLKRTHGGAVLNENSIPATSYNEKEDPYIEEKKLIAKKAASLVKDNDVVCLNSSTVTILIAKEITAKNVTIVTNNLDVAIYISQKEGIDLVVTGGNFIHKHNSMEGPATVTQFSENRYNIAFIGTNGIDSKFGVCTYTSLEAESKKIIIKNSKKTFIVCEHTKFDNFGFKKVASLDEIDGIITDYKINKEILEKYSEKTDIIIASPDNAE, from the coding sequence ATGTTAGAAGCAGAAAGAAAACAGATAATTATTGATAAATTAATGAAAAAAAAGAGCATAAAAGTAAACGAGCTGGTAGAATATTTTGGAGTTGCCAAATCTACAATAAGGAGAGATCTGGATTCGCTCGAAGCTTCCGGAGTATTAAAAAGAACTCATGGGGGGGCAGTTTTAAATGAAAATTCTATACCCGCGACTTCATATAATGAGAAAGAAGATCCCTATATAGAGGAAAAAAAGCTTATTGCTAAAAAAGCTGCGAGTCTTGTAAAGGATAATGACGTGGTTTGCCTGAATTCAAGTACTGTTACTATATTAATAGCAAAAGAAATAACTGCCAAAAATGTTACAATAGTTACTAATAACCTTGATGTGGCAATCTATATTTCGCAAAAAGAAGGAATTGACCTTGTGGTTACAGGAGGAAATTTTATCCATAAACATAATTCTATGGAGGGACCTGCTACAGTAACTCAATTTTCTGAAAACAGGTATAATATAGCCTTTATAGGAACAAACGGTATAGATTCTAAATTCGGAGTCTGTACTTACACATCTCTTGAGGCAGAATCCAAAAAAATAATAATAAAAAATTCAAAAAAAACATTTATAGTATGTGAACATACTAAATTTGACAATTTTGGTTTCAAAAAAGTAGCATCTCTGGATGAAATTGACGGAATTATAACTGATTATAAAATTAATAAAGAAATTTTGGAAAAATACAGTGAAAAAACAGATATTATAATAGCTTCCCCTGACAATGCGGAATAA
- a CDS encoding PTS sugar transporter subunit IIA translates to MKKELIWLDVDFHSKEELFREVGRRFGELGYVKSSFSDALMERESKFPTGLATEPFQVAIPHTDPEHVIKEAVSCIRLVNPVKFQDVGDEENEINAEFIFVLCILEPEKQIDVLKSLVEALSNEEIMNGIKSAKTPDEVYDLLIYED, encoded by the coding sequence TTGAAAAAAGAGTTAATATGGCTGGATGTTGACTTTCATTCAAAGGAAGAATTATTTAGAGAGGTAGGAAGAAGATTCGGTGAATTGGGATATGTAAAAAGCAGTTTTTCTGATGCACTTATGGAAAGGGAAAGTAAATTTCCCACAGGGCTTGCCACAGAGCCGTTTCAGGTAGCGATTCCTCATACTGATCCCGAACATGTAATAAAAGAAGCGGTCAGCTGTATAAGACTTGTTAATCCTGTAAAATTTCAGGATGTGGGAGATGAGGAAAATGAAATAAATGCTGAATTCATTTTTGTGCTGTGCATTCTTGAACCTGAAAAACAGATTGATGTGTTAAAATCACTGGTAGAAGCTTTATCCAATGAGGAAATAATGAACGGGATAAAATCAGCAAAAACTCCTGATGAGGTATACGATTTATTAATATATGAAGATTAG
- the deoC gene encoding deoxyribose-phosphate aldolase: MKLTKKEFLKYVDHSLLKPNLTKEEVVAGLNFAKENECAAVCINTCNLDLAYEILKDTDVKIGTVIGFPSGAHTTFSKVAETIDAYARGAVEMDMVIDIGALRNGEADDVRKDIEAVVKASPAIVKVIFENYYLTKEEIALACKLAEEAGAHYVKTSTGFAPGGATVEDIKLMRASVSDKMKVKAAGGISTYADCIAMIEAGSDRIGISKTQEILKELEAGM; the protein is encoded by the coding sequence ATGAAATTGACAAAAAAAGAATTTTTAAAGTATGTAGATCACTCATTATTAAAACCAAATCTTACAAAAGAGGAGGTAGTGGCAGGTCTGAATTTTGCAAAGGAAAATGAATGTGCGGCTGTCTGTATTAATACCTGCAACCTTGATCTTGCTTATGAAATTTTGAAAGATACGGATGTAAAAATAGGAACTGTTATTGGATTTCCTTCAGGAGCGCATACTACATTTTCAAAAGTAGCGGAAACTATAGATGCATATGCAAGAGGAGCAGTAGAAATGGATATGGTTATAGATATAGGAGCACTTAGAAACGGTGAAGCCGATGATGTGAGAAAAGATATAGAGGCTGTGGTAAAAGCCAGTCCGGCTATAGTAAAGGTTATTTTTGAAAATTATTACCTTACTAAGGAAGAAATTGCTCTTGCATGTAAACTGGCGGAAGAAGCAGGTGCACATTATGTTAAGACTTCTACAGGTTTTGCTCCGGGTGGTGCAACTGTGGAGGATATAAAATTAATGAGAGCGTCTGTTTCGGATAAGATGAAAGTAAAAGCTGCCGGAGGGATATCAACATATGCAGACTGTATAGCAATGATAGAGGCCGGATCAGACAGAATAGGAATAAGCAAAACACAGGAGATTTTAAAAGAGCTTGAAGCAGGAATGTGA
- a CDS encoding PTS galactitol transporter subunit IIC — MEILQWILGLGASVMLPIIMFVFAMIMGAGFTKSFRSGITIGIGFTGINLVINLLTSSLGPASIAMTERLGLNLTIIDIGWPAMSAISWAWVAAGLLIPVVLVINFIMLSLKLTKTMNVDLWNFWQFSFIGAAVTATSGSVMWGMVAASVAAVIALLLADYTQKYIENYFGMPGISFPHLTALGFMPLVIPLNWIFDRIPGINKLYASPDTIRKKFGIFGEPMIMGIIIGALLGILAGFGVSEVLKLAIAMASVMFIMPKMVAILMEGLIPVSEAAREFMAKKFAGREIFIGLDAAVSLGEPSVIAVGLLMVPITIILAFIVPGNQLLPFADLAVIPFIVCLITAMSKGNVIRSLMISTIVMAIVLVFATNLAPAETIMAKTAGVTLPDGATLIGNLDRANLITWLLVKFFSLFK; from the coding sequence ATGGAAATATTACAATGGATTTTGGGTCTGGGTGCTTCTGTAATGCTTCCTATTATCATGTTTGTTTTTGCCATGATAATGGGGGCAGGCTTTACAAAATCATTCAGATCAGGTATTACTATCGGAATTGGTTTTACGGGAATCAATCTTGTTATCAATCTTCTTACCTCTTCGCTGGGACCGGCTTCAATAGCAATGACTGAAAGACTGGGACTGAATCTTACCATTATTGATATAGGATGGCCTGCAATGTCCGCTATATCATGGGCATGGGTTGCTGCCGGTCTTCTGATTCCGGTTGTTCTTGTTATTAACTTTATAATGCTGTCCTTAAAATTAACTAAAACAATGAATGTGGATTTATGGAATTTCTGGCAGTTTTCATTTATAGGAGCAGCAGTCACTGCTACAAGCGGAAGCGTAATGTGGGGAATGGTGGCAGCCAGTGTTGCGGCAGTCATCGCACTTCTTTTGGCTGATTATACACAAAAATATATTGAAAACTATTTCGGTATGCCGGGAATTTCTTTTCCGCATCTGACAGCTCTTGGATTCATGCCGCTGGTTATTCCGCTTAACTGGATTTTTGACAGAATTCCCGGAATAAACAAATTGTACGCAAGTCCTGATACGATCAGAAAAAAATTCGGAATATTCGGAGAGCCGATGATAATGGGAATAATCATAGGAGCATTACTTGGAATTCTTGCAGGCTTTGGAGTAAGTGAAGTTTTGAAGCTGGCAATTGCGATGGCATCTGTTATGTTTATTATGCCGAAAATGGTGGCAATATTAATGGAAGGACTTATACCTGTTTCTGAGGCAGCAAGAGAATTCATGGCTAAGAAATTCGCAGGGCGGGAAATTTTTATCGGGCTGGATGCGGCAGTATCTCTCGGGGAGCCGTCAGTTATAGCAGTGGGGCTATTAATGGTGCCGATTACTATTATTCTTGCCTTTATTGTTCCGGGAAATCAGCTGCTTCCATTTGCTGATCTGGCTGTTATTCCGTTTATAGTATGTCTGATCACGGCAATGTCAAAAGGAAACGTAATAAGATCTTTGATGATATCTACGATTGTTATGGCAATTGTACTCGTATTTGCTACAAATCTTGCACCTGCTGAAACAATTATGGCAAAAACAGCAGGAGTAACGCTGCCTGACGGAGCGACATTAATAGGAAATCTGGACAGAGCAAATTTAATAACGTGGCTTCTTGTTAAATTTTTCTCGTTATTCAAATAA
- a CDS encoding aldo/keto reductase gives MRIKMSEDLMFSRIVLGFWRMDEWNLSTEELIKFLEECMDIGITTMDHADIYGNYTFEELFGKALELRPDLRKRMEIVTKCTIVYPSATVRVKYYDSSEKYIVSQVERSLKNMRTDYLDTLLLHRPDPFMDPEEVSRAFDKLHKDGKVKSFGVSNYLPHEYKMLKSYLNVPLVTNQVELSCLHMENLENGTIPMCLEERIHPMIWSPLAGGKIFTGDGEKEVRLRETLEIVREDIGADSIDVVAFAWLLSHPAKVVPITGSGEMKYVRKPVEALKYKLTPEQWFMIWTAVKGHKVL, from the coding sequence ATGAGAATCAAAATGTCCGAAGATCTGATGTTTTCAAGAATTGTTCTTGGATTTTGGAGGATGGATGAATGGAACTTAAGCACGGAAGAGCTTATTAAGTTTTTGGAAGAATGTATGGATATCGGAATAACAACAATGGATCATGCTGATATCTACGGGAATTATACATTTGAGGAGCTTTTTGGAAAAGCGCTGGAATTAAGACCCGATCTGAGAAAAAGGATGGAAATAGTAACAAAATGTACAATAGTCTATCCATCTGCAACTGTAAGAGTAAAGTATTATGACAGCAGTGAAAAATACATTGTTTCTCAGGTAGAAAGATCACTTAAAAATATGCGTACGGATTATCTGGATACATTACTTTTACACAGACCGGATCCGTTTATGGACCCGGAAGAGGTATCCAGAGCATTTGATAAATTACATAAAGACGGAAAAGTAAAAAGCTTCGGAGTTTCGAACTATTTACCGCATGAATATAAAATGCTGAAATCTTATCTGAATGTACCTCTTGTTACCAATCAGGTCGAGCTTTCGTGTCTGCATATGGAAAACCTTGAAAACGGGACTATTCCTATGTGTCTTGAAGAGAGAATACATCCTATGATATGGTCTCCGCTGGCAGGCGGTAAGATATTTACCGGCGACGGAGAAAAAGAAGTACGTTTGAGAGAAACTCTGGAGATAGTAAGAGAGGATATCGGAGCAGATTCTATAGATGTGGTTGCATTTGCCTGGCTGCTTTCACATCCTGCGAAAGTAGTTCCGATAACAGGTTCGGGAGAAATGAAGTATGTAAGAAAGCCTGTGGAAGCACTAAAATATAAGCTTACACCCGAGCAGTGGTTTATGATATGGACAGCGGTAAAAGGTCATAAAGTATTATAA
- a CDS encoding PTS sugar transporter subunit IIB, whose protein sequence is MKTYKILVACGSGVATSTVIADRVKRLCEENGFNVNVQQVKVVQVENMSKDFDLIVASTKIPDTVTTPYVFAINYLTGVNREKTDSDVIEKLKKIAGSN, encoded by the coding sequence ATGAAAACATATAAAATATTGGTAGCCTGTGGAAGCGGAGTTGCTACAAGTACTGTTATTGCTGATAGAGTAAAGAGGTTATGCGAGGAGAATGGTTTTAACGTTAATGTACAGCAGGTAAAGGTAGTACAGGTAGAAAATATGTCCAAAGATTTTGATCTGATTGTAGCAAGTACAAAGATACCTGATACTGTAACAACGCCTTATGTTTTTGCCATTAATTACTTAACGGGAGTAAACAGAGAAAAAACCGATTCTGATGTTATAGAGAAGCTGAAAAAAATAGCAGGATCAAATTAG